A single region of the Phycisphaerae bacterium genome encodes:
- a CDS encoding STAS domain-containing protein, which yields MFDTATEILPHESVLLVRVCKPILDEATMRKLVVDVRAAAAKRTGVPIVLDVSRVHFAPSGSLGLLVQLAQRLRLEGRRLVLVNLDPHLLTTIRVTHLDSVIEIHDSVDRVATSLPKSVQKSDQHHLVATVVGQQLPLADH from the coding sequence ATGTTCGACACGGCGACCGAGATTCTGCCCCACGAAAGCGTGCTTCTCGTCAGAGTGTGCAAACCCATACTTGACGAAGCGACCATGCGGAAGCTCGTCGTCGACGTGCGTGCTGCGGCCGCCAAACGGACCGGCGTGCCTATTGTTCTGGACGTCAGTCGGGTGCACTTCGCTCCGAGCGGTTCACTTGGCCTCCTCGTGCAACTCGCCCAGCGTCTCAGACTCGAAGGTCGCAGGCTCGTCTTGGTCAACCTTGATCCCCACCTTCTCACGACCATTCGAGTGACCCATCTCGACTCCGTTATCGAGATCCACGATAGCGTGGACCGGGTCGCAACCTCCTTGCCGAAGAGCGTGCAGAAGTCCGACCAGCATCACCTCGTCGCAACCGTCGTCGGCCAGCAACTTCCGCTTGCCGACCATTGA
- a CDS encoding DUF3750 domain-containing protein, whose product MACGISRQAYRSPRAVCFTLTAAATASIMACLGAPQPPDQTPFSPLDSLCHDGEAFVRLYAAPLPLVESIAIHAWFVVKHADSAELHRWEVWVSAAEPYSYVREDLFPPEGDMGAGRAYVLAELTGAASEPVITFIETRSPDYPCRGHYSLVWGPNSSTYVQWVLTESGWGVVLPPSAMGKDVPAHCP is encoded by the coding sequence GTGGCATGCGGCATCAGTAGACAAGCGTATCGCTCCCCGCGGGCGGTGTGTTTCACCTTGACCGCGGCGGCGACGGCATCAATCATGGCTTGCCTGGGCGCTCCCCAGCCGCCGGATCAAACGCCGTTTTCGCCACTGGATTCGTTATGCCACGACGGCGAGGCCTTCGTCCGGCTCTATGCTGCCCCTCTTCCCCTGGTCGAGTCCATTGCCATCCACGCATGGTTTGTGGTCAAGCATGCTGACTCGGCGGAGTTGCATCGCTGGGAGGTCTGGGTCAGTGCCGCGGAGCCGTACAGTTACGTTCGAGAAGATCTGTTTCCGCCGGAGGGTGACATGGGAGCGGGCCGTGCCTACGTCCTCGCGGAGTTGACCGGCGCGGCAAGCGAACCCGTGATTACGTTCATCGAGACGCGATCGCCCGACTATCCGTGCAGAGGCCACTACAGCCTGGTCTGGGGCCCAAACAGCAGCACCTATGTACAATGGGTCTTGACGGAGTCCGGTTGGGGCGTGGTCCTGCCACCGAGTGCGATGGGCAAAGACGTCCCGGCTCATTGCCCCTGA